In Streptomyces nojiriensis, one genomic interval encodes:
- a CDS encoding LuxR C-terminal-related transcriptional regulator has translation MDHRAPTGDPMLTARFAPPAVPKLLVHRPELLGRLTAGAQGPLTLINGPAGSGKTVLTAHWAAGGRAPRAPVWLTVEPDDAPGAFWAYVLEALHRGGVALPAAVGRPTRAEGVTRSFLVRLADGLAASAQPAVLVLDQFDTAQPPATTEGLDFVLRHAAGGLRIVLTSRSDSLLPLHRYRAAGEITEIRHADLRFTDADAEALLGEHRLDISPAGIRLLMERTEGWAAGVRLCALAMQRSADPEAFLRQFAADRTTIADYLLTEVLDAQPPPTQDLLLRVCVTDRVHPDLADALTGRDDGARTLAGLARDNAFLEQIDASAWYRLHPLFAEVLRAHLRQRCPGLEPRLHGRAARWLARTGRLTEAVLQGAAAGDWRFAAEQLVDNLAIGRLLTGLEADQLGRAFAGMPAGTTGVAPALVGAACRLAEQDLPACEAALRRADAALADASPEDAAPADSCGPAARFGRAFLGVLAGRPAGDVTATERDAADAERLLRELPPHLVAERPELRALLLAHLGAVELGAGRLDRAGSTLTAAVAACGQPGTESPLREALGSLALTELLRGRLRRAAEHARASLAVAERSALPPERRSGTDHLVLAGVALEQDDLPTARRHFDLATAEPGPGPRPDPATAVRAAVIGARISAAEGDGDAALAALRAVGPDGLPAWAVDELAVAESAVHLARDDAAGALRVLDAVEAPDGDRPEHAVARARALLAAGRGACAAGALAGVPADDGVATPVRAHAYLLHAQIAAADGDSPEAHRCLGEALALARPEELRRMFTESGPWVRRTLGRDPRPARAHGWLTPRAPARTARAPQADGQPPVVEPLSARETEVLRKAAELLSTEEIAAELYVSANTVKTHLKSIYRKLCVTRRSEAVHRAQDLGML, from the coding sequence ATGGACCACCGCGCCCCGACCGGCGACCCCATGCTCACGGCCAGGTTCGCGCCGCCGGCAGTGCCGAAACTGCTGGTCCACCGGCCCGAGCTGCTGGGGCGGCTGACGGCCGGTGCACAGGGGCCGCTCACCCTCATCAACGGTCCGGCCGGATCGGGCAAGACGGTGCTCACCGCCCACTGGGCGGCCGGCGGACGCGCGCCCCGTGCCCCCGTGTGGCTCACCGTCGAGCCCGACGACGCCCCCGGCGCCTTCTGGGCGTACGTCCTGGAGGCCCTCCACCGGGGCGGGGTGGCCCTGCCGGCCGCGGTGGGCAGGCCGACCCGCGCCGAAGGGGTGACCCGGTCGTTCCTGGTGCGCCTGGCGGACGGGCTGGCCGCGTCCGCACAGCCCGCCGTCCTCGTCCTCGACCAGTTCGACACCGCCCAGCCGCCCGCGACGACCGAGGGACTGGACTTCGTACTCCGGCACGCAGCCGGCGGCCTGCGCATCGTGCTCACCAGCCGCTCGGACTCCCTGCTGCCCCTGCACCGCTACCGGGCGGCCGGCGAGATCACCGAGATCCGGCACGCCGACCTCAGGTTCACCGACGCGGACGCCGAGGCACTGCTGGGCGAGCACCGCCTCGACATCTCACCCGCCGGGATCCGTCTGCTCATGGAGCGGACCGAGGGATGGGCGGCCGGGGTACGCCTGTGCGCGCTGGCGATGCAGCGCAGCGCCGACCCGGAGGCGTTCCTGCGCCAGTTCGCGGCCGACCGCACCACCATCGCCGACTACCTCCTCACCGAGGTGCTCGACGCACAGCCGCCGCCCACCCAGGACCTGCTGCTGCGCGTCTGCGTCACGGACCGCGTCCACCCGGATCTCGCCGACGCGCTGACCGGCCGGGACGACGGCGCACGGACCCTGGCGGGGCTGGCCCGCGACAACGCGTTCCTGGAGCAGATCGACGCCTCGGCCTGGTACCGGCTGCACCCGCTGTTCGCCGAGGTCCTGCGCGCGCACCTGCGGCAACGCTGCCCCGGGCTGGAACCCCGGCTGCACGGGCGGGCGGCGCGCTGGCTCGCCCGGACCGGGCGGCTCACGGAGGCGGTGCTCCAGGGCGCCGCCGCCGGAGACTGGCGGTTCGCGGCGGAGCAGCTCGTCGACAACCTGGCGATCGGCCGCCTCCTCACCGGCCTGGAGGCCGATCAGCTGGGCCGGGCCTTCGCCGGGATGCCGGCCGGGACGACCGGGGTGGCGCCCGCACTCGTCGGCGCGGCCTGCCGGCTGGCCGAACAGGACCTGCCCGCATGCGAGGCCGCACTGCGGCGGGCCGATGCCGCCCTGGCGGACGCATCCCCCGAGGACGCCGCCCCCGCGGACTCCTGCGGTCCGGCGGCGCGGTTCGGCCGCGCCTTCCTCGGCGTACTCGCCGGACGCCCGGCCGGTGACGTCACGGCCACCGAACGGGACGCCGCCGACGCCGAGCGGCTCCTGCGGGAGCTGCCGCCGCACCTGGTCGCCGAGCGCCCCGAGCTCCGCGCCCTGCTGCTGGCGCACCTCGGCGCCGTCGAGCTGGGCGCGGGACGCCTGGACCGCGCCGGATCCACCCTCACGGCCGCCGTCGCCGCGTGCGGGCAGCCGGGCACGGAGTCCCCGCTCCGCGAGGCGCTCGGCTCACTGGCCCTGACCGAACTGCTGCGCGGCCGGCTGCGGCGGGCGGCCGAGCACGCCCGCGCCTCGCTCGCCGTCGCCGAGCGCTCCGCCCTTCCACCCGAGCGCCGGTCCGGTACCGATCACCTCGTCCTGGCCGGCGTCGCCCTCGAGCAGGACGACCTGCCGACCGCCCGCCGCCACTTCGACCTCGCCACCGCGGAGCCGGGGCCGGGGCCGCGCCCGGATCCGGCGACCGCCGTCCGGGCCGCCGTCATCGGAGCACGGATCTCGGCAGCCGAGGGCGACGGGGACGCCGCGCTCGCCGCCCTGCGCGCGGTCGGCCCGGACGGACTGCCCGCCTGGGCGGTGGACGAGCTGGCCGTGGCCGAGTCGGCCGTACACCTGGCCCGCGACGACGCCGCGGGGGCCCTGCGGGTCCTGGACGCGGTGGAGGCCCCGGACGGTGACCGGCCCGAGCACGCGGTGGCCCGGGCCCGGGCCCTGCTGGCCGCCGGCCGCGGCGCGTGCGCGGCGGGGGCGCTGGCGGGCGTACCGGCGGACGACGGCGTCGCCACCCCGGTACGGGCCCACGCGTACCTGCTCCACGCGCAGATCGCCGCGGCGGACGGCGACTCCCCGGAGGCGCACCGGTGCCTCGGCGAAGCGCTGGCGCTCGCCCGCCCCGAGGAACTGCGCCGGATGTTCACCGAGAGCGGTCCCTGGGTGCGCCGGACCCTGGGCCGGGATCCGCGACCGGCGCGAGCGCACGGCTGGCTGACCCCCCGCGCCCCGGCCCGCACGGCGCGCGCGCCGCAGGCCGACGGGCAGCCGCCGGTGGTGGAGCCGCTGAGCGCGCGGGAGACCGAGGTGCTGCGCAAGGCCGCGGAGCTGCTGTCGACCGAGGAGATCGCGGCCGAGCTGTACGTATCGGCCAACACGGTCAAGACCCATCTGAAGAGCATCTACCGCAAGCTCTGCGTCACCCGGCGCAGCGAGGCCGTCCACCGGGCGCAGGACCTCGGGATGCTCTGA
- a CDS encoding DUF7144 family membrane protein, which yields MFAAVLLLVTGCLAIFQGIAAIANDDVYARIGHYVFEFDLTAWGWIHLIVGIIVVLTGVGLFAGSNVARGAGIALAGISVILNFMWLPYQPWWSIIIIAIDVFIIWALCTSWTHATD from the coding sequence ATGTTCGCCGCGGTCCTCCTCCTGGTGACCGGCTGCCTGGCGATCTTCCAGGGCATCGCGGCCATCGCCAACGACGACGTCTACGCACGCATCGGACACTACGTCTTCGAGTTCGACCTCACGGCGTGGGGCTGGATCCACCTCATCGTCGGGATCATCGTCGTCCTCACCGGCGTCGGCCTGTTCGCCGGGTCGAACGTGGCCAGGGGAGCCGGTATCGCACTGGCCGGCATCAGCGTGATCCTCAACTTCATGTGGCTGCCGTACCAGCCCTGGTGGTCGATCATCATCATCGCGATCGACGTGTTCATCATCTGGGCCCTGTGCACGAGCTGGACGCACGCCACCGACTGA
- a CDS encoding class F sortase produces the protein MKPAPGRLRRRTVGPLAAAVLAGLLLSGCGGQDAAKSAAPAGQEAQGGAPAAAGAPPTGKAPAAGSKGGASPGTDTGAGAGAGGGQAEQALARSAPQKISIPSLNLSSTLETLRQNPDGTMQTPKDPALAGWYEPGPTPGSQGPAVIAGHVTWNGASAVFEKLKTMKGGDTIKVTRQDGKTVTFTVDKVEEYPKAEFPTLEVYKNIDHAGLRLVTCGGNFDPKKHYYDSNVVVYARMTGAA, from the coding sequence GTGAAGCCGGCACCCGGGCGGCTCCGCCGCCGAACCGTGGGCCCGCTGGCGGCCGCCGTCCTCGCCGGGCTCCTCCTCTCGGGGTGCGGCGGCCAGGACGCGGCGAAGTCGGCCGCCCCGGCGGGGCAGGAAGCCCAGGGCGGGGCCCCCGCCGCCGCCGGCGCCCCGCCCACCGGGAAGGCGCCCGCCGCGGGATCGAAGGGCGGCGCGAGCCCCGGTACGGACACGGGCGCGGGTGCGGGTGCGGGCGGGGGCCAGGCCGAGCAGGCCCTGGCCCGGTCGGCGCCGCAGAAGATCTCCATCCCCTCCCTCAACCTGTCCAGCACCCTGGAGACGCTCCGGCAGAACCCGGACGGCACCATGCAGACCCCGAAGGACCCCGCGCTCGCGGGCTGGTACGAGCCGGGGCCGACCCCCGGCTCCCAGGGACCGGCCGTGATCGCCGGGCACGTCACGTGGAACGGCGCATCCGCCGTGTTCGAGAAGCTGAAGACGATGAAGGGCGGTGACACCATCAAGGTGACCCGACAGGACGGCAAGACCGTCACGTTCACGGTGGACAAGGTCGAGGAGTATCCGAAGGCCGAATTCCCCACGCTGGAGGTCTACAAGAACATCGACCACGCGGGCCTGCGTCTGGTCACCTGCGGCGGCAACTTCGACCCCAAGAAGCACTATTACGACAGCAACGTGGTGGTGTACGCCCGCATGACGGGCGCCGCCTAG
- a CDS encoding HD domain-containing protein produces MSLSDALSQALNAPADPPLRPLPSPVADLLRSLGAPPRLAAHLRAVHDVAVELVEWMDLRHPRIAVDRAAVLFGAATHDIGKTVHTAELSGPGSAHEEAGRELLAAHGFGPDLARFAATHASWTAPGTTLEDLLVSTADKVWKNKRIQELEDLVIARLARATGGQHWEEYLAFDDLLTRIGDGADGRLAFQASFPVHAHP; encoded by the coding sequence ATGTCCCTCTCGGATGCCTTGTCCCAGGCCCTGAACGCTCCTGCCGATCCGCCGCTGCGGCCGCTCCCGTCGCCGGTCGCGGACCTGCTCCGGTCCCTCGGCGCCCCGCCGCGGCTGGCCGCCCATCTGCGTGCCGTCCATGACGTGGCGGTCGAACTGGTCGAATGGATGGACCTCCGCCATCCGCGGATCGCCGTCGACCGCGCGGCCGTGCTCTTCGGGGCGGCCACCCACGACATCGGCAAGACCGTGCACACGGCGGAGCTGTCCGGGCCCGGCTCCGCGCACGAAGAGGCCGGCCGTGAGCTGCTGGCGGCCCATGGGTTCGGGCCGGACCTGGCCCGCTTCGCCGCAACCCACGCCTCGTGGACGGCTCCCGGTACGACGCTGGAGGACCTGCTGGTGAGCACGGCCGACAAGGTCTGGAAGAACAAGCGCATCCAGGAACTCGAAGACCTGGTGATCGCGCGCCTGGCGCGGGCGACGGGCGGGCAGCACTGGGAGGAGTACCTCGCGTTCGACGATCTGCTCACGCGCATCGGTGACGGAGCCGACGGCCGGCTCGCCTTCCAGGCATCCTTCCCGGTGCACGCGCACCCCTGA
- a CDS encoding chaplin, producing the protein MSRVLKSAGLALVLGLAVIGGASSASADATAEGLAVGSPGVLSGNLIQIPIHVPINLCGNSVNVIGALNPTAGNVCVNA; encoded by the coding sequence GTGTCGCGTGTTCTGAAGAGTGCGGGTCTTGCCCTGGTGCTCGGCCTGGCGGTCATCGGCGGTGCGTCCTCGGCGTCGGCGGACGCCACCGCGGAGGGCCTCGCGGTCGGCTCGCCCGGTGTGCTTTCGGGCAACCTGATCCAGATCCCGATTCACGTTCCGATCAACCTGTGCGGCAACAGCGTCAACGTGATCGGCGCGCTCAACCCGACCGCCGGCAACGTCTGCGTCAACGCCTGA
- a CDS encoding carbonic anhydrase produces MPSSKLRTLPAPYSRRALLRTAVAGTAAAAGAGLTLGAALPAFAASRDPESPAPVTTPAQALHRLAAGNQRWRARHQDHPHESAAVRRRVVQGQQPFAIVLGCVDSRVPPELVFDQGLGDLLTVRSAGEVLDEAVLGSIAYGVLELRVPLVLVLAHESCGAVAAAVRADASGEPLPAHVQYLADQIRPSIDHSQVGEARVDATINAHVRNVRRRLAAEPDLAGKVASGELAVLAARYELRDQHVRTLA; encoded by the coding sequence ATGCCTTCTTCGAAACTACGGACCCTCCCCGCTCCGTACAGCCGCCGCGCACTGCTGCGCACCGCCGTCGCGGGCACGGCGGCGGCCGCCGGAGCGGGTCTGACCCTCGGCGCGGCCCTGCCCGCCTTCGCCGCCTCCCGGGATCCCGAGAGCCCCGCGCCCGTGACCACCCCCGCGCAGGCCCTGCACCGGCTGGCGGCCGGCAACCAGCGGTGGCGGGCCCGGCACCAGGATCACCCGCACGAGTCCGCGGCCGTGCGCCGCCGGGTCGTGCAGGGCCAGCAGCCCTTCGCGATCGTGCTGGGCTGCGTCGATTCGCGCGTTCCGCCCGAGCTGGTCTTCGACCAGGGGCTGGGTGACCTGCTGACCGTGCGGTCGGCGGGCGAGGTGCTGGACGAGGCGGTTCTGGGGAGCATCGCGTACGGGGTTCTGGAGCTGCGCGTACCGCTCGTGCTCGTCCTCGCCCATGAGTCGTGCGGAGCGGTCGCCGCGGCGGTCCGCGCCGACGCGTCGGGCGAGCCGCTCCCCGCTCATGTCCAGTACCTGGCCGATCAGATACGGCCCTCCATCGACCACAGCCAGGTCGGCGAGGCCCGCGTCGACGCGACGATCAACGCACACGTGCGCAACGTCCGCAGACGGCTCGCGGCCGAGCCGGACCTCGCCGGGAAGGTGGCGTCGGGTGAACTGGCCGTGCTCGCCGCCCGCTACGAACTGCGCGACCAGCACGTACGCACCCTGGCCTGA
- a CDS encoding cellulose binding domain-containing protein has product MGSTVGHRRRTSRTAKVTGAIVTAAVIGGAAFAFTGTAQATSVGAVYTKSSSWSGGYTGQYVITNSTGTAQSDWTLQFDLPAGTKIDSLWNGTHTVSGRRVTVKPASWNGQLAAGASVTVGFVASGTGTLGNPTGCLINGVKCSVDQGATVQPSGRPTARPTVTASPAPTAPAPSATPTKTASPSPTATAPTTTPAPGGGARFAPYVDTSLYPAYDLLDTATQTGVKEFHLAFITSGGGCAPLWGGVTDLASDKVAAQIGALRAKGGDVRVSFGGAAGHELALNCATVDELAAAYGKVVDQYRLTKVDFDIEGAALPDTAANARRAQAIARLQKSHPGLDVAFTLPVMPEGLTQPGVALLADAKKNGVRVDAVNIMAMDYGPAYSGDMGQYAIQAATATQAQIKGVLGLSDAAAWKAVAVTPMIGVNDVASEIFTVEDATQLVQFAASKGIGRLAMWSSTRDKQCAAGAVNHADATCSSILQQPLAFTKAFSALK; this is encoded by the coding sequence ATGGGCAGCACAGTCGGGCACCGGCGCAGGACGAGTCGTACGGCCAAGGTCACGGGCGCGATCGTGACGGCGGCGGTGATCGGCGGAGCGGCCTTCGCCTTCACCGGGACCGCGCAGGCGACCTCCGTCGGAGCCGTGTACACGAAGTCCAGCTCCTGGAGCGGCGGTTACACCGGCCAGTACGTCATCACCAACAGCACCGGCACGGCGCAGTCGGACTGGACCCTTCAGTTCGACCTGCCGGCGGGCACGAAGATCGACTCGCTCTGGAACGGCACCCACACCGTCTCCGGCCGCCGCGTGACCGTCAAGCCCGCGAGCTGGAACGGACAGCTGGCGGCCGGGGCCTCCGTCACCGTCGGCTTCGTCGCGAGCGGGACCGGCACCCTCGGCAACCCCACCGGGTGTCTGATCAACGGGGTGAAGTGCTCGGTGGACCAGGGCGCCACGGTCCAGCCCAGCGGGCGCCCCACCGCCCGGCCCACCGTCACCGCGAGCCCGGCCCCGACCGCGCCCGCCCCGTCCGCCACGCCCACCAAGACCGCGTCGCCCTCCCCCACGGCGACCGCCCCCACCACCACTCCTGCCCCGGGGGGCGGAGCGCGCTTCGCCCCGTACGTGGACACCTCCCTGTATCCCGCCTACGACCTGCTCGACACCGCGACGCAGACCGGTGTGAAGGAGTTCCACCTGGCCTTCATCACCTCCGGCGGCGGCTGCGCCCCGCTGTGGGGCGGCGTCACGGATCTCGCGAGCGACAAGGTCGCCGCCCAGATCGGTGCGCTGCGCGCCAAGGGCGGCGACGTCCGGGTGTCGTTCGGCGGGGCCGCCGGTCACGAACTGGCGCTGAACTGCGCCACCGTGGACGAGCTGGCCGCCGCGTACGGGAAGGTCGTCGACCAGTACCGGCTCACCAAGGTCGACTTCGACATCGAGGGTGCGGCGCTGCCGGACACGGCGGCCAACGCGCGCCGTGCGCAGGCCATCGCCCGGCTGCAGAAGTCCCACCCGGGCCTGGACGTGGCCTTCACCCTGCCCGTGATGCCCGAGGGGCTGACCCAGCCGGGTGTGGCGCTGCTGGCCGACGCCAAGAAGAACGGCGTGCGCGTCGACGCCGTCAACATCATGGCGATGGACTACGGGCCGGCGTACAGCGGGGACATGGGGCAGTACGCCATCCAGGCCGCGACGGCCACGCAGGCGCAGATCAAGGGCGTGCTCGGGCTGTCCGACGCGGCGGCGTGGAAGGCCGTGGCCGTCACGCCGATGATCGGCGTGAACGATGTCGCGAGCGAGATCTTCACGGTGGAGGACGCGACGCAGCTCGTGCAGTTCGCCGCGTCGAAGGGGATCGGCCGGCTGGCCATGTGGTCCTCCACGCGGGACAAGCAGTGCGCGGCCGGGGCCGTCAACCACGCCGACGCGACGTGCAGTTCGATCCTCCAGCAGCCGCTGGCCTTCACGAAGGCGTTTTCCGCGCTGAAGTAG
- a CDS encoding VOC family protein — MLTLGTIVMGAADVRRAAEFWSRALGYVPRDGRVDDGWTVLVPADGGGPGLALGRSVTPVQERPRVHLDLYAADAAEQAAEVERLVLLGARHVDWDSYPEDPDFVVLSDPEGNRFCVIDATHG; from the coding sequence ATGCTGACCCTCGGAACGATCGTCATGGGAGCCGCGGACGTGCGGCGGGCCGCGGAATTCTGGAGCCGGGCGCTGGGGTACGTACCCCGCGACGGCCGGGTCGACGACGGCTGGACGGTCCTGGTCCCGGCCGACGGCGGCGGGCCGGGCCTGGCGCTCGGCCGCAGTGTCACGCCCGTACAGGAGCGGCCGCGCGTCCACCTGGACCTGTACGCGGCGGACGCCGCGGAGCAGGCGGCGGAGGTGGAGCGGCTGGTCCTGCTGGGAGCCCGGCACGTCGACTGGGATTCCTACCCGGAGGACCCGGATTTCGTGGTGCTGTCCGATCCCGAGGGCAACCGCTTCTGCGTCATCGACGCCACGCACGGCTGA